The Saprospiraceae bacterium genome includes a window with the following:
- a CDS encoding ABC transporter permease: protein MKFCLHKIFYSLWRNLKKNGIYSGLNIFGLAIGLTIFLFLLLFIKQELSFNKFNSNYENIVRVGQTATFDGKSYEWASVPNSVGPTMAKEIPEIKAYARILSHSFGTPALVNTKNDKFTEKKLYWVDNDIFKVFDIKLLSGNQSNILDAPNTVILSKTTAQKYFGNQEAIGQSLKIDHEYTVNVSGIFEDLPSNSTLDAEILGSFNTMEWASKNLTWSNASFETYFLLNPNTDLQALDKKFSDVLDKNVPKDDQWFKFWLQPLSNVHLYSSHIESSSTTRIGDANQVKILIALALAILFIACINYMNLATSQSQKSQKEVGLSKVMGATRWSLIKRFYSESFLMVFISVLVGFLFLCAALPLFNTIAESNISWTDLLNGRFVASILISAIVLSFLAGSYPALMLTSFSPLSLFGKKENTALSTENIRKSLVVLQFTASIILIICTMVFNSQLRYMQSKNLGYDTEQIVSVSTAGAENREQIDGLIGELKSKYFVKSVSRAQALPGESSSLRALSRKEDPDKSSSINTNHTTPEIFETMGMKLLAGTTFPARTSQSDTNVQVVLNQSAIKFYGYSPEEAIGKTAYNLFSWNRAKIVGVVEDFHFEDFRKPIGAYAFHNNPSEGRPNLLIRMEGGVLSDNMSIIKSEFAKKLPNATFEYTFLNDAVGKLYANDAKTSNIIMFFSIVAILIACLGLFGLAAFTAERRKKEIGVRKTLGATVPGIMRLLSYSFLKLVLIAFVIAAPLAWYYINQWLNEFSFRIDIPWWAFLAAGFSTMILALITVSFQSIKAALMNPVKSLRSE from the coding sequence TTGAAGTTTTGTTTACACAAAATATTTTACAGCCTCTGGAGAAATCTAAAAAAGAATGGTATTTATTCTGGTCTCAATATTTTTGGGTTGGCTATTGGGCTGACTATTTTCCTGTTTTTACTGCTGTTTATTAAACAAGAATTATCCTTCAATAAATTCAATAGCAACTATGAGAACATAGTTAGAGTTGGGCAGACAGCAACATTTGATGGTAAAAGCTATGAATGGGCTTCTGTGCCAAATAGTGTAGGGCCAACCATGGCTAAAGAAATACCTGAAATAAAAGCTTATGCCAGGATTTTAAGTCATTCATTCGGGACACCAGCCTTAGTCAATACAAAGAATGATAAGTTTACTGAAAAAAAATTATATTGGGTTGATAACGATATTTTTAAAGTTTTTGACATTAAGCTTTTGTCTGGCAATCAATCCAACATACTTGATGCGCCTAATACTGTTATTCTTAGCAAGACTACAGCTCAAAAGTATTTTGGTAATCAGGAGGCTATAGGGCAGAGTTTGAAAATAGACCATGAATATACAGTCAATGTTAGTGGCATATTTGAGGATTTACCAAGTAATTCTACTTTGGATGCAGAAATATTGGGATCTTTCAACACTATGGAATGGGCATCAAAAAACCTTACATGGAGCAATGCCAGTTTTGAGACCTATTTTCTATTAAATCCTAATACAGACCTTCAGGCATTGGATAAAAAATTTAGCGACGTACTTGATAAAAACGTACCTAAAGACGACCAATGGTTTAAATTTTGGTTACAGCCACTAAGTAATGTTCATCTTTATTCTTCACATATAGAAAGCTCTAGCACCACACGTATCGGAGATGCCAATCAAGTAAAAATTTTGATAGCTCTGGCACTTGCCATTTTATTTATAGCGTGTATCAATTATATGAATCTTGCTACATCACAATCTCAAAAAAGCCAAAAAGAAGTAGGATTAAGTAAAGTGATGGGAGCCACAAGGTGGAGTTTAATAAAGAGATTCTATTCTGAGTCATTTTTGATGGTGTTTATATCTGTTTTAGTGGGTTTTTTGTTTTTATGTGCAGCATTACCATTATTTAATACCATTGCTGAGTCTAACATCTCATGGACAGACCTTTTGAATGGCCGATTTGTAGCTAGTATTTTGATTTCTGCTATAGTTTTGTCATTTTTGGCAGGGTCATATCCAGCATTAATGCTCACTTCATTTTCTCCGCTTTCACTATTTGGGAAGAAGGAAAATACGGCACTTTCTACCGAAAATATAAGAAAAAGTTTAGTTGTGCTTCAATTTACAGCATCTATAATCCTGATCATTTGCACTATGGTATTCAATAGTCAGCTTCGGTATATGCAATCCAAAAATTTGGGTTATGACACAGAACAAATTGTCAGTGTATCCACTGCAGGTGCTGAAAACAGAGAGCAAATCGATGGATTGATTGGAGAGTTAAAAAGCAAGTACTTTGTAAAGAGTGTTTCAAGAGCTCAGGCACTTCCTGGTGAGTCTTCAAGTTTGAGGGCTTTATCCCGCAAGGAAGATCCTGACAAAAGCAGTTCAATAAATACCAATCACACAACTCCTGAAATATTCGAAACGATGGGTATGAAACTTTTGGCAGGTACTACATTTCCGGCAAGGACATCACAAAGTGATACAAACGTGCAAGTGGTGTTAAACCAATCGGCGATTAAATTTTATGGATACTCTCCCGAAGAAGCGATAGGAAAGACAGCTTACAATCTTTTTAGTTGGAATAGAGCAAAAATCGTTGGCGTAGTGGAAGATTTTCATTTTGAAGATTTCCGAAAGCCTATAGGAGCCTATGCGTTTCATAATAATCCTTCAGAAGGCAGACCAAATCTTTTGATCAGGATGGAAGGTGGAGTTTTGAGTGATAATATGAGTATAATTAAATCTGAATTTGCAAAAAAATTACCAAACGCTACATTTGAATATACTTTTTTGAATGATGCCGTCGGTAAACTATATGCCAATGACGCAAAAACTTCTAATATTATCATGTTTTTTTCTATTGTAGCTATTTTGATTGCTTGCTTAGGATTATTTGGATTGGCAGCATTTACCGCTGAGAGGCGAAAGAAGGAGATAGGTGTTCGCAAAACACTTGGAGCTACTGTACCAGGCATTATGCGTTTACTTTCTTATAGTTTTCTGAAATTAGTGCTCATCGCTTTTGTCATAGCAGCGCCTTTGGCTTGGTATTATATCAATCAATGGTTGAATGAATTTTCTTTCCGAATCGATATTCCATGGTGGGCATTTTTGGCTGCTGGTTTTTCTACAATGATTTTAGCCTTAATAACCGTCAGTTTTCAGTCTATCAAAGCAGCACTCATGAATCCGGTAAAGTCGCTGAGGTCGGAATGA
- a CDS encoding IS256 family transposase, giving the protein MQSNKFNLNLSEFLQDVKSLNDFDNVMNGLYKDGIQELLKAELSHHLGYSKHSPDGINSGNSRNGSYKKKIRTTQGQVELDIPRDRNGEFEPIIVPKGQTTTEKVESVITSLYSRGMSTDDITAQIQEIYGLDVSKTFVSDITNKMIPAIQEWQNRPLDNTYYIVWMDCICFKIRQDNKIINKSIYIVIGLKTNGIKEVLGIWMSANESAAFWLSVLNELKDRGVKKMLIACTDNLTGFTQAIQTAFPDTVSQLCIVHQIRNSMKFVPWKDRRAFLADLKTVYAALNMETALIAFEAFKAKWGSKYAYAIKSWEANWSNLSPMFQYPTNIRKIMYTTNTIEGLNRAIRKFTKTKTLFPNDQAALKSVYLAIQQIQVKWTMPIHNWHITHNEILIIFEDNLIQP; this is encoded by the coding sequence AAAGATGGCATTCAAGAACTTTTAAAAGCTGAACTAAGTCATCATTTAGGCTATTCAAAACACTCGCCCGATGGGATTAATTCAGGTAATTCCCGGAATGGGTCTTATAAGAAAAAGATACGCACTACACAAGGACAGGTAGAGTTGGATATTCCACGGGATCGTAACGGTGAATTTGAGCCTATCATTGTTCCCAAGGGCCAAACTACCACTGAGAAAGTAGAATCTGTCATTACATCTCTTTACAGCAGAGGTATGAGCACCGATGACATAACAGCTCAAATTCAGGAAATTTATGGCTTAGACGTTTCTAAAACCTTTGTTTCAGATATTACAAACAAAATGATTCCGGCTATCCAGGAATGGCAAAACAGACCTTTGGATAATACTTATTACATCGTTTGGATGGATTGTATTTGTTTTAAAATCCGGCAGGATAATAAAATCATCAACAAGAGTATTTATATCGTTATAGGACTGAAAACCAATGGGATCAAAGAAGTTTTGGGCATCTGGATGAGCGCCAACGAGTCTGCCGCGTTTTGGCTTTCTGTCTTAAATGAGCTCAAAGACAGGGGCGTTAAAAAGATGCTCATTGCATGCACTGACAATCTTACAGGATTCACTCAGGCCATTCAAACTGCTTTCCCCGATACCGTATCCCAGCTTTGTATCGTTCATCAAATCAGAAACTCTATGAAGTTTGTCCCATGGAAAGATAGAAGGGCCTTCCTGGCTGATTTAAAAACTGTTTATGCCGCTTTAAATATGGAAACTGCTCTCATTGCTTTTGAAGCTTTTAAAGCAAAATGGGGGTCTAAATATGCCTATGCCATTAAAAGTTGGGAAGCAAACTGGTCAAATCTATCTCCCATGTTTCAGTATCCTACTAACATTCGTAAAATTATGTATACCACTAATACCATTGAAGGCCTCAACAGAGCCATCAGAAAATTTACCAAAACCAAAACACTTTTTCCAAATGATCAGGCAGCCTTGAAATCTGTATATCTTGCTATTCAGCAAATTCAAGTTAAATGGACAATGCCAATTCATAACTGGCATATTACTCATAATGAAATTTTAATTATCTTTGAGGATAATTTGATTCAGCCATAA